A window of the Schlesneria paludicola DSM 18645 genome harbors these coding sequences:
- the mutL gene encoding DNA mismatch repair endonuclease MutL → MSRIQQLSTSVINKIAAGEVIERPASVIKELLENSVDALATRIEVDVVAGGSELIRIVDDGEGIHPDDLLLAVSSHATSKIRNADDLFGVQTMGFRGEALASVAEVSRLRIRSRQADAAHGHELVVNLGEVVPPRECGCPLGTQIEVRNLFENTPVRRKFLKTVSTEFGHISEHFTRVALANSRLHMVLRHNDKLVMELPASPKPLDRLRIFFGKDVADELIPVESDQGGVRMWGYVGHPNTSKATRKMQYLFLNGRWITDRSLFHALTEGYRGLLMVGRQPVCFLYIELPPDRVDVNVHPTKVEVRFQDSQQLFRQLLAMIRSKFLSMDLQSQLRLPATPAGGSGGAAPGLLSGFSPSPVRPIEKQRELQDEFSTYLTGQISPAPINPGSVGRNEPISNGSATAFAPAARPASVASARIEPWRSDTPDDTDNFMAPSAATAVAERLADPATSESETDVPAEPVTSAEFGPTEAAPAAEAPVQVAPINQNNAFRAMQVHDCYLIVETPEGVTVIDQHALHERIMYEHLRTRVLAGSVESQRLLVPQPIEVTSKEAAMLLEHRDSLERAGLGVEDFGNGTVIVNRYPAMLRKVDLQELVRDLIDKLESGGSAGVQSGARRDILDELLHMMSCKAAVKAGQRLSPEEIESLLMQRHLVDDAHHCPHGRPTALSLSRAELDRQFGRLG, encoded by the coding sequence ATGTCCCGGATTCAGCAGCTCTCGACCAGCGTCATCAACAAGATCGCTGCGGGGGAAGTCATCGAACGCCCTGCGAGCGTGATTAAAGAGTTGCTGGAAAACAGCGTCGACGCCCTGGCCACGCGCATTGAAGTGGACGTCGTTGCCGGTGGAAGCGAACTGATCCGGATCGTCGACGATGGCGAGGGTATTCATCCCGATGATTTGCTGCTGGCCGTATCCTCCCATGCCACCAGCAAAATCCGAAATGCCGACGACCTGTTCGGCGTGCAGACGATGGGGTTTCGCGGTGAAGCGCTGGCCTCGGTCGCGGAAGTCAGCCGGTTGCGCATCCGCTCACGGCAAGCCGATGCGGCACATGGCCACGAACTGGTCGTGAATCTGGGCGAAGTCGTTCCCCCTCGCGAATGCGGCTGCCCCTTAGGCACGCAAATCGAAGTTCGAAACCTGTTCGAGAACACTCCGGTCCGCCGGAAGTTCCTGAAAACCGTCTCGACCGAATTTGGACATATCAGCGAACATTTCACGCGTGTGGCCCTCGCCAATTCCCGCCTGCACATGGTGCTGCGTCACAACGACAAATTGGTCATGGAACTGCCTGCTTCACCCAAACCGCTCGACCGGCTGCGGATCTTCTTCGGCAAGGATGTCGCCGACGAATTGATTCCCGTCGAATCGGACCAGGGTGGCGTGCGAATGTGGGGATACGTCGGCCATCCGAATACCTCGAAAGCCACTCGCAAGATGCAGTATCTGTTCTTGAACGGACGCTGGATCACCGATCGCTCGCTGTTTCACGCGCTGACGGAAGGCTACCGCGGTCTGCTGATGGTCGGCCGACAGCCTGTGTGCTTTCTCTATATCGAGCTGCCGCCGGATCGCGTCGATGTCAACGTGCACCCGACAAAGGTTGAAGTGCGCTTTCAAGACAGCCAACAATTGTTTCGACAACTGCTGGCAATGATTCGCTCCAAATTCCTGAGCATGGATCTGCAAAGTCAGTTGCGCCTTCCCGCGACCCCCGCAGGAGGCAGCGGCGGTGCGGCCCCTGGGTTGCTTAGCGGGTTCTCTCCTTCGCCCGTCCGTCCCATCGAAAAACAACGTGAGTTGCAGGACGAGTTTTCGACCTATCTGACAGGCCAGATCAGCCCCGCTCCAATCAATCCCGGATCGGTTGGCAGGAACGAACCGATCTCAAATGGATCAGCGACGGCATTCGCCCCCGCCGCACGACCGGCCTCGGTCGCATCGGCGCGTATCGAACCCTGGCGTTCGGACACCCCCGACGACACCGACAATTTCATGGCGCCAAGCGCCGCAACCGCCGTTGCCGAGCGACTTGCCGATCCCGCGACGTCCGAATCGGAGACGGACGTGCCTGCCGAGCCCGTCACGTCGGCGGAATTCGGGCCGACCGAAGCCGCACCAGCAGCCGAAGCTCCCGTGCAGGTCGCACCGATCAATCAGAATAATGCATTCCGCGCCATGCAGGTTCACGATTGCTACTTGATTGTCGAAACACCGGAAGGCGTGACGGTGATTGATCAGCATGCTCTGCATGAACGCATCATGTATGAACATTTGCGCACGCGTGTTCTGGCGGGATCGGTCGAATCGCAGCGACTTCTGGTGCCTCAACCGATCGAAGTCACGTCAAAAGAAGCGGCGATGCTGCTGGAGCATCGCGACTCTCTGGAACGTGCCGGATTGGGGGTTGAAGATTTCGGCAATGGAACCGTGATCGTCAATCGTTATCCGGCCATGCTGCGGAAGGTCGATTTGCAGGAACTCGTCCGTGACTTGATTGATAAGCTAGAGAGTGGTGGCTCGGCCGGAGTACAATCCGGAGCACGCCGTGACATCCTCGATGAATTGCTGCACATGATGTCGTGCAAGGCCGCAGTGAAAGCGGGCCAGCGGTTGTCGCCTGAAGAAATTGAGAGTTTATTGATGCAACGACATCTGGTGGATGACGCACATCATTGTCCCCACGGCCGGCCAACCGCATTATCGCTCAGTCGGGCCGAACTTGATCGTCAGTTCGGGCGTCTGGGTTAG
- the aroE gene encoding shikimate dehydrogenase, with amino-acid sequence MICVSIARTRHRMMIAEHHALAERGAQLVELRIDWLARDPDVPRLLKDRPTPVIVTCRRAQDGGKWRGTEEARIRLLRTAIVSGADYVDLEDDIASSIPRYGKTKRIVSHHDFNGTPDHIEEVWAEIAEMNPDIIKVVTLANSPSDCVRMLKLVKDAKIPTVAFCMGDFGVWSRVACGKLGSPFTYATFSQDREVAPGQLSFQDMKHIYHYETINAKTQLFGVIGDPIGHSLSPLLHNEAMRKIGFNGVYVPLRVARDQLTQTLADLETLDFRGLSVTIPHKEAVLAKFPRCEEFVRQIGAANTLFRGSDNQWQSFNTDYQAALDSVKLALPTGDTLEGKRVLLLGAGGAARAIGMGITRAGGALVITSRTSARAKTLAEQLNCRHVTWENRGAEYADILINCTPVGMYPEMDQTPFQQNWLREGMIVFDTIYTPENTLLIKEAQVRGCKTVSGIEMFIRQAAAQFERFTGKPASLDDLRETLRKGISAARR; translated from the coding sequence ATGATTTGTGTTTCGATCGCCCGCACGCGACATCGCATGATGATCGCCGAACATCATGCCCTGGCCGAGCGAGGGGCTCAGCTCGTTGAACTTCGCATCGATTGGCTCGCCCGCGACCCGGATGTTCCTCGACTGCTGAAAGATCGACCGACGCCCGTCATTGTCACTTGCCGACGCGCCCAAGACGGCGGCAAGTGGCGCGGAACCGAAGAAGCGCGAATTCGTCTGCTTCGAACCGCCATTGTGTCCGGTGCGGACTATGTCGACCTGGAAGATGACATCGCGTCCTCGATTCCCCGCTATGGTAAGACCAAACGCATTGTCAGCCATCACGATTTCAACGGCACGCCCGACCATATCGAAGAAGTCTGGGCAGAAATTGCCGAGATGAACCCCGATATCATCAAAGTCGTCACGCTTGCCAATTCGCCCAGCGACTGCGTGCGAATGCTGAAACTGGTCAAGGACGCCAAGATTCCCACAGTCGCCTTTTGCATGGGAGATTTTGGCGTCTGGAGTCGTGTCGCCTGCGGCAAATTGGGCTCGCCCTTTACCTACGCAACATTCAGCCAGGATCGCGAAGTCGCGCCCGGACAGTTGTCGTTTCAAGATATGAAACACATCTATCACTACGAGACGATCAATGCCAAAACGCAACTGTTCGGCGTCATCGGCGATCCGATCGGACACAGCCTGAGCCCCCTGCTGCACAACGAAGCGATGCGCAAGATCGGATTTAATGGCGTTTACGTGCCGTTACGAGTCGCCCGCGATCAATTGACTCAAACTCTCGCAGACCTGGAAACACTCGATTTCCGGGGACTCAGTGTCACGATCCCGCACAAGGAAGCCGTGCTGGCAAAGTTTCCTCGGTGTGAAGAATTCGTGCGGCAGATCGGTGCCGCCAATACACTCTTCCGCGGCTCCGACAATCAATGGCAGTCGTTTAATACCGACTATCAGGCGGCACTCGACAGCGTGAAACTCGCCTTGCCGACCGGTGATACGCTGGAAGGAAAACGCGTTCTGCTTCTGGGGGCGGGCGGTGCGGCGCGCGCCATTGGCATGGGCATCACCCGCGCCGGTGGGGCGCTCGTTATCACCAGCCGAACGTCTGCACGGGCGAAAACCCTGGCGGAACAACTCAACTGCCGACATGTCACCTGGGAAAATCGCGGAGCGGAATACGCCGACATTTTGATCAACTGCACCCCAGTCGGCATGTATCCCGAAATGGATCAAACGCCGTTCCAGCAGAACTGGCTGCGGGAAGGGATGATCGTGTTTGACACGATTTACACTCCCGAGAACACTCTATTGATCAAAGAGGCTCAGGTGCGAGGCTGTAAGACCGTTTCGGGGATCGAAATGTTCATCAGGCAGGCGGCAGCGCAGTTCGAACGATTCACCGGAAAACCCGCATCCCTGGATGACCTGCGCGAGACACTTCGCAAGGGGATTTCCGCCGCCCGCCGATAG